The genomic window ATGAATATTTTCACAAGGTAAATTTAACCTGTTCAGATCCATGAACCAGTACACACTGTTGTCAGTGTACCTGTTAATGTTCTCAATAAAGCAATTTTTGAGAAATAATTACATTGGATGGCTACTTTTTGTCTCATTTAGAAAAAACTTGATACATATTTAATTTGCTGAATTGATTTGGCTTGTGTGCAGAACTCACCTACCTGTTAAGTCAAGTATGGCTCTGTACACTACCATAATATTAATCCATCACTGAAATTTAAGTAGGATATTTCTTCTCTGAGAACATTCATGATTAAAATAATATCTATTCAAGACCATAAGGGCATGGGTGAAGTGATGGAAAAATCCTTGACAGGATTCTTTTGGGTTCTTATATGGCAAAATACCCTGCTTTGAGCTTGTCAGTAACATTCCTGAGTGACCACATTCCAGAGAGGACAGCTTTATTTCTAATGTTTGTCAATCtatgaaaacaattattgaagTGATTACACATTTGTGAAAATCTTAAATGAGAAAGCATTCAAATCTGTGAACTGCGTACTGTATTATCATAGGCTACTGTGTAATGTTACACCCATAGCCCATGCAGACTATCTGTCTCTAATATTTATGACTTAGTTAGCCAAGCATGAATTCTAGGTGAAATTCTTGTCACTGGCTCTTGATTTGACAATCAAATTCTTCCCAATCTATCACTTGGCCATCCAAACCACAATGTGCTCCAAACCTACACCCACGGCTATTAGTACCTTCAAAGACACCAGTTGGGTACCATTTCCCCTCATAGTAACAACCTTTGGGCAGAGCTGGAGGTGTGGGTGTGGGTGTAGACTGTGATGTACAATTGAAGTCATCCCATAGCTGGATTTGACCATCATCTGTACAAATTGCCCCATAGCACCAACCTTGCCCATCTGTTCCCCTACTTATCTCACTGCCTGGGGCATACCAGACACCATATTGGAGGCAACCTAATTGTGTTGTTGATGGGGGAGGTGGTGGGGGAGCTGTAGAAGGAGCTGTAGTAGGAGCTGTAGAAGGAGCTATCGTGGAAGCTGTTGTAGGAGCTGTTGTAGGAGCTGTTGTAGGAGCTGTTGTAGGAGCTGTTGTAGGAGCTGTTGTAGGAGCTGTTGTAGGAGCTGTTGTAGGAGCTGTTGTAGGAGCTGTTGTAGGAGCTGTTGTAGGAGCTGTTGTAGGAGCTGTTGTAGGGCCACAGTCAAAGTCATCCCATGCAATAATCTCTCCACCACTGGTACAGTACAATCCATAGCACCACCCCATACCATCTGTCCCTTTTTCTATGTCACTGTTCTCTTCGTACCAAATGCCATTGTACATGCACCCGGACTTTGGAATGGTTGTAACAGGGAGACTAGGTGGGGTGGTGGGTGTCATTGTTGTTAGAGGTGTGGTGGAAACTGGACCACAATCAAAGTCATCCCATGTGACAACATGACCATCATTACATAACAGCCCATGACACCATCCTTCCCCATTTGATCCATGACTTATCTCTTCTTCGTGTGCATAGCATTTGGAGTCATACAAGCAGTTTGGAGTTAAACATGCTGTAGTGGTTGgctggatttcatttttaagttcaTCCAGAGGGCGTGACTGAGTCCTGGCCAATAGGAGCACTAACAGAACCAGCAAAATTTGAAGTGCTTGATGCATGGTCCTGCAAAACATCGTGtgtttgtaataaataattGGTAAGGGTGGTTTTAATGATGACCACCGTACCCTGTTCCCGCCTGAAGTTACTGGGGAGGGTAACCGGCGATCATATGTTCTTTTTGCGAGAAACGTTATGTGTAGTGAGGCGGACTTCACTATCACGCTCcccgataaaaaaaaaaaccgagcgCCTGATCGCAGGCAAGCGTCTAGGTGATCTACCAGTCGGGTAACGAAAAAAACACCCTAGTCTTTGgtgaaaaagaacaaacttacttgtttcttttaaaatcatttaaaattcaTCTTGCGCCGATGTTTTAGCTCGACGGAGTAATAACTGTTTTTGGTACTGGGCACATATCCCATGGAATGCAATACATGCCTACGTCAGTCAgtgaaaatggaatttttcattGTCGTTGGATCTGACCTTTGCTAAACTCGCGTTTTTATCTGATGTAAATGCACGAAGAAAATTTGCTAGCACATATTGAAAACCTAGGAGATATTTAGAATAAATGACCCAACACAGCTTTTTCTACacaatatggaaattttcagtttaaaaaaaacatgttaccCATCTGTTTTATGTTTTTGACAGTAATTCTACAAATGAGAACTCTGATCTC from Pocillopora verrucosa isolate sample1 chromosome 8, ASM3666991v2, whole genome shotgun sequence includes these protein-coding regions:
- the LOC131779970 gene encoding uncharacterized protein: MHQALQILLVLLVLLLARTQSRPLDELKNEIQPTTTACLTPNCLYDSKCYAHEEEISHGSNGEGWCHGLLCNDGHVVTWDDFDCGPVSTTPLTTMTPTTPPSLPVTTIPKSGCMYNGIWYEENSDIEKGTDGMGWCYGLYCTSGGEIIAWDDFDCGPTTAPTTAPTTAPTTAPTTAPTTAPTTAPTTAPTTAPTTAPTTAPTTAPTTASTIAPSTAPTTAPSTAPPPPPPSTTQLGCLQYGVWYAPGSEISRGTDGQGWCYGAICTDDGQIQLWDDFNCTSQSTPTPTPPALPKGCYYEGKWYPTGVFEGTNSRGCRFGAHCGLDGQVIDWEEFDCQIKSQ